A genomic region of Tissierellales bacterium contains the following coding sequences:
- a CDS encoding EAL domain-containing protein, whose amino-acid sequence EVLVRWEHPKYGIVLPTEFIYYAEVTGFIKWLDLYVIKNTFEAWIEHNDSFKYLKTHVNLSVLTLKSKDFHELIEAYSEQIDYSAFVFELTEQAEEIVEDFMLAELEKYELNWAIDDFGTGYSNLDRFRKDYIKCVKFDRSFIYNLVENTNDVIIFQNLLSMCKKLDKEVIVEGVETIEQLRFLENRGAQFIQGYIFSYPQRLNRIKEELAKTKMNLSNYVNGKACFMNRQEKCIKNNDVYIQEISEEGLLIRPNISLLEKLGHFDIDGLLLKDLIEYRYIKYFENCIAKVKRGQNLATVTCRLKGAHGERHRAICALQKGEGCYRMHVELSEKVSENQHTLMGLSHNYIQMFEESPSGIIVIDEDFQVEQWNNSSLLIFGYTAAEAKNNSIIKLTTDEAQEKALNRLINDAISYERVESMIENTTKSGEKIYCRWHIKTIYDEFKEKYIYICMINDVTEELIQDRERIRVNKALDQSESIIIMTDRDGCIEYINKKFMEITGYSKSEIIGKKTAVLSSKKYSKSYFEKLLSTIHDGQIWSGEIENTKKNGEHYWCKVKIYPIKEKNKITGFVSVQWDITESKKLEKKNESLRNKLFEQDKIASLGLLTSGILHEINNPLGYIQSNVKYLVEILDDVEINDSDLKSDIKETLDDIDTGVNQVRKIAESFKRYLFKGQEEERSEVDIIELIEEVLLLSKNEYKYHAVCNLIYDKNQEYIYPAFGSKLKQVVMNLIINAAHAIERKESSELGEIKIEVSKSNEGLEIKIDDDGCGMSSDVRNKIFEPFFTTKKEGRGTGLGLSVSKKIIEEDHGGKLLCESTEGVGTTFYIKI is encoded by the coding sequence AGAAGTACTAGTACGGTGGGAGCATCCTAAATACGGTATAGTTTTGCCAACTGAATTTATATATTATGCTGAAGTTACAGGTTTTATAAAATGGTTAGATTTATATGTAATAAAAAATACTTTTGAAGCTTGGATTGAGCACAATGACTCATTTAAATATTTAAAGACCCATGTCAATTTATCGGTTTTGACATTAAAATCAAAAGATTTTCATGAATTGATAGAGGCGTATAGTGAGCAAATAGATTATAGTGCATTTGTATTTGAACTTACGGAGCAAGCAGAAGAGATTGTGGAAGACTTTATGCTTGCAGAGTTAGAGAAATACGAGCTTAATTGGGCGATAGATGATTTTGGGACAGGTTATTCGAATTTAGATAGATTTAGGAAAGATTATATCAAATGTGTAAAATTTGATAGATCCTTTATATATAATCTTGTGGAAAATACAAATGACGTTATTATATTTCAAAATTTATTATCAATGTGTAAGAAATTAGATAAAGAGGTAATTGTTGAAGGCGTAGAAACTATAGAGCAATTGCGATTTTTAGAAAATAGAGGAGCACAATTTATACAAGGCTATATCTTTAGCTACCCTCAGCGTTTGAATAGAATCAAGGAAGAATTAGCAAAGACAAAAATGAATTTATCAAATTATGTAAATGGAAAAGCATGTTTTATGAATAGACAAGAGAAATGTATAAAGAATAATGATGTTTATATTCAAGAAATATCTGAAGAAGGACTTTTAATAAGGCCAAACATTTCATTGCTTGAAAAATTAGGACATTTTGATATAGATGGGTTGCTTTTAAAAGATTTAATTGAATATAGATATATTAAGTATTTTGAAAATTGTATAGCAAAAGTTAAAAGAGGTCAAAATTTGGCCACTGTTACGTGTAGATTGAAAGGAGCTCATGGAGAAAGACATAGAGCTATATGTGCTCTTCAAAAGGGTGAAGGCTGCTATAGAATGCATGTAGAATTATCAGAGAAAGTATCAGAAAATCAACATACATTAATGGGGCTTAGTCACAACTATATTCAAATGTTTGAAGAATCACCTTCTGGAATTATTGTGATAGATGAAGACTTTCAAGTGGAGCAGTGGAATAATTCTAGTCTACTAATATTTGGATACACTGCAGCTGAAGCTAAGAATAATTCTATAATAAAACTTACTACTGATGAAGCTCAAGAAAAAGCACTTAATAGGTTGATAAATGATGCAATAAGCTATGAACGAGTGGAATCCATGATAGAAAATACGACAAAATCTGGAGAAAAAATATATTGTAGATGGCATATAAAGACAATTTATGATGAATTTAAAGAGAAATACATTTATATATGCATGATAAATGATGTGACAGAAGAATTAATACAAGACCGAGAAAGAATCAGAGTAAATAAAGCATTAGATCAAAGCGAATCGATAATAATCATGACAGATAGAGATGGATGTATAGAGTATATTAATAAAAAGTTTATGGAGATAACTGGATATTCAAAATCCGAAATTATTGGAAAGAAGACAGCCGTGCTATCTTCTAAAAAATATAGTAAATCCTATTTTGAAAAATTATTATCGACCATACATGATGGACAAATATGGAGTGGCGAGATTGAAAATACCAAAAAAAATGGAGAACACTATTGGTGCAAGGTAAAGATTTATCCAATAAAAGAAAAAAATAAGATTACAGGATTTGTCTCAGTTCAATGGGACATTACAGAATCAAAAAAATTAGAGAAGAAAAATGAAAGTTTGAGAAATAAATTATTTGAGCAAGATAAAATAGCTTCGCTAGGTCTTTTGACTAGTGGGATACTTCATGAAATAAACAATCCACTAGGATATATTCAATCTAATGTTAAGTATTTAGTGGAAATATTAGATGATGTAGAAATAAATGATAGTGATTTAAAAAGCGATATAAAGGAAACTCTTGATGATATAGACACTGGAGTCAATCAAGTTAGAAAAATTGCAGAAAGTTTTAAAAGGTATCTTTTCAAAGGTCAAGAAGAAGAAAGGTCAGAGGTGGATATAATAGAGTTGATAGAGGAAGTTTTGCTATTATCCAAGAATGAATATAAATACCATGCTGTATGTAATTTGATTTATGATAAGAATCAAGAATATATTTATCCGGCGTTTGGTTCGAAATTGAAACAAGTAGTAATGAATTTGATAATAAACGCAGCTCATGCAATAGAAAGGAAGGAATCTAGCGAACTTGGCGAAATAAAAATTGAAGTTAGCAAATCAAATGAGGGACTGGAAATCAAAATTGACGATGATGGCTGTGGAATGAGTAGTGATGTAAGAAATAAGATATTTGAACCATTTTTTACAACAAAAAAAGAAGGACGAGGCACTGGGCTTGGGTTGAGCGTTAGCAAAAAAATAATAGAAGAAGACCATGGTGGTAAATTATTGTGTGAATCAACAGAAGGTGTGGGAACGACATTTTATATTAAAATTTAG
- a CDS encoding HD-GYP domain-containing protein gives MRVLPIQYVKNGHKLAQTLKDEEGRILLRAGMEITPKMKKRLNDYGIYSIYVDDGYSDVELQDVIQPELRQKAVRSIKRAFNQCQIPKSKTDSKKQHLARVKQREEGLRELSKLSESIMNDLLANKDVAVNLVDIKTKDDFLFQHSMNVAVLSMIIGAELNINARDLKVLCLGAMLHDIGKTLLPKDLIMKEGNLSSAEKRLYEEHPQRGYDYLRGSQSISVRARIVTLQHHERIDGCGFPKQIVDAHTFSKIVSVADTYDNLTSDTPRHRAIPASEALEYILGNSGSQYDIDCVRAFNARVVPYPIGTLVKLSDGSVAVVREINQNFPMRPIVEILKYHSCIDLLNVMDLTIKGVCYDENLGEGRASDGKRL, from the coding sequence ATGCGAGTACTTCCAATTCAATACGTTAAAAATGGCCATAAATTAGCTCAAACACTAAAAGATGAAGAAGGGCGCATTCTACTCAGAGCGGGAATGGAAATCACACCTAAAATGAAAAAAAGGCTAAATGACTATGGAATATATTCGATATATGTAGATGATGGGTATTCAGATGTTGAACTACAAGATGTTATACAGCCAGAATTGAGACAAAAAGCGGTAAGAAGTATTAAGAGAGCATTTAATCAGTGTCAAATACCTAAAAGTAAAACAGATTCGAAAAAGCAGCATCTAGCAAGAGTAAAACAACGTGAAGAGGGACTTCGTGAGTTGTCAAAATTATCAGAGAGCATAATGAATGATCTCTTGGCAAATAAGGATGTAGCAGTAAATCTTGTTGATATAAAGACAAAAGATGATTTTTTGTTTCAACATAGCATGAATGTAGCTGTATTGTCCATGATTATAGGTGCAGAGCTAAATATAAATGCTAGAGATTTAAAGGTTTTGTGTTTAGGAGCTATGTTACATGATATAGGTAAGACATTGCTTCCTAAAGATTTGATTATGAAAGAGGGAAATTTGAGTTCGGCAGAGAAAAGATTATATGAGGAGCATCCTCAACGAGGTTATGATTATCTTAGAGGAAGTCAAAGCATATCTGTGAGAGCTAGAATAGTGACACTACAACATCATGAAAGAATCGATGGATGTGGTTTTCCAAAGCAGATAGTTGATGCGCATACATTTTCAAAAATAGTATCTGTTGCAGATACATATGATAATTTGACTTCAGATACGCCGAGACATAGAGCTATTCCAGCAAGTGAAGCGCTTGAATATATACTTGGAAATTCAGGATCTCAATACGACATAGATTGCGTCAGGGCTTTCAATGCAAGGGTAGTACCATATCCTATAGGGACACTTGTAAAATTGAGCGATGGAAGTGTAGCAGTAGTTAGAGAAATTAATCAAAATTTTCCAATGAGACCTATAGTTGAAATTTTAAAATACCATAGTTGTATTGATTTATTAAATGTTATGGATCTTACTATAAAAGGAGTTTGTTACGATGAGAATTTAGGGGAGGGGAGAGCATCTGATGGAAAAAGGCTATGA
- a CDS encoding PAS domain S-box protein: MEKGYEAIFENVMDAAIIYRDDEKIYHNRAFEELLSINNINIGSDMAAELERKIHDRFINYKKSLDTEYSIDDILQTEINGIKICLEIKFNRIGRKEKVPVYYFLIIEDITEVLNISDSKNRMFTLLSQTPSSVVITDIEGNIQYVNPRFCRVTGYTQEELIGQNPRILKSGTQSAEVYKDLWLTISSGKTWRGEFQNKRKNGELYWEYVTIFPIKNELGDVVNYAGIKQDISLQKKMADELSDRNLELLEALNQLKSTQTKLIQQEQLAGIGQLAAGVAHEINNPLGFVISNFKTLEDYLKMYKKLINEYHDVLNCEEAKSIKRDIERVEAKYDLEFISEDVEGLIFDSEDGLERIEKIVRSLRSFSRIDQLDQFQPYDMNEGLLSTLTVARNEIKYDAEVVHELCEDMPYIDAIGGQLNQVFLNMIINSVQAIRGKSDHENGVMGKIKLKTFYDDEFAYCEIEDTGSGIKKENIDKIFQPFFTTKAVGKGTGLGLGIAYDIIVNKHKGHVNVESEVGIGTKFTVVLPIKQKSKTEEQD; the protein is encoded by the coding sequence ATGGAAAAAGGCTATGAGGCAATATTTGAAAATGTTATGGATGCTGCAATAATTTATAGAGATGACGAAAAAATTTACCACAATAGGGCATTTGAAGAATTACTTAGTATTAACAATATAAATATAGGATCAGATATGGCAGCAGAATTAGAAAGAAAAATACATGATAGATTTATAAATTACAAAAAGTCTTTAGATACTGAGTACTCTATTGATGATATACTTCAAACAGAAATAAATGGAATAAAAATTTGTCTTGAAATCAAATTTAATAGGATAGGACGAAAAGAAAAAGTACCAGTGTATTATTTTTTGATAATAGAAGATATAACAGAAGTACTTAATATAAGTGATAGTAAAAATAGGATGTTTACACTTTTGAGTCAAACTCCGTCAAGTGTGGTCATAACAGATATAGAAGGGAATATTCAATATGTAAACCCGAGATTTTGCAGAGTTACAGGATATACGCAGGAAGAACTAATTGGGCAAAATCCTAGAATATTGAAGTCGGGTACACAGAGTGCAGAAGTTTATAAAGATTTGTGGCTTACAATTAGTTCGGGCAAAACTTGGAGGGGTGAATTTCAAAATAAGAGAAAAAATGGGGAATTATATTGGGAGTATGTTACTATATTTCCAATAAAAAATGAACTTGGTGACGTTGTAAATTATGCTGGGATAAAACAGGATATAAGTCTTCAGAAAAAAATGGCAGATGAGTTAAGTGATAGAAACTTAGAATTATTAGAAGCATTGAATCAATTGAAATCAACACAAACGAAATTGATACAGCAAGAACAACTTGCAGGAATAGGCCAGTTAGCTGCTGGGGTAGCTCATGAAATAAATAATCCTCTTGGTTTTGTAATAAGCAATTTCAAGACACTTGAAGATTACTTAAAGATGTATAAGAAACTCATAAATGAATATCATGATGTATTAAATTGTGAAGAGGCAAAAAGTATAAAACGTGATATTGAAAGAGTAGAGGCCAAATACGATTTAGAATTTATAAGCGAAGATGTAGAAGGATTGATATTTGATTCAGAAGATGGTCTTGAGAGAATAGAAAAAATAGTGAGGAGTCTTAGAAGTTTTTCTAGAATAGATCAATTAGATCAATTTCAGCCATACGATATGAATGAAGGTCTTTTAAGCACATTGACAGTTGCGCGAAATGAGATAAAATACGATGCGGAAGTTGTACATGAATTATGTGAAGATATGCCATATATTGATGCTATAGGTGGACAATTAAACCAAGTATTTTTAAATATGATAATAAATTCAGTGCAGGCTATACGTGGAAAATCAGATCATGAAAATGGAGTTATGGGAAAAATAAAACTAAAGACATTTTATGATGATGAGTTTGCCTATTGTGAAATTGAGGATACTGGTAGCGGAATTAAAAAAGAAAATATAGATAAAATATTTCAGCCATTTTTTACAACTAAAGCGGTTGGAAAGGGTACAGGATTAGGACTTGGAATAGCGTACGATATTATAGTAAATAAACACAAAGGGCATGTAAATGTTGAGAGTGAAGTTGGCATTGGAACAAAATTTACAGTGGTATTGCCAATTAAGCAAAAATCAAAAACTGAAGAGCAAGATTAG
- a CDS encoding response regulator — MKILIVDDSKLNVMVAKVMIDENLKESIYTAYSAMEAYGILEEEEIDLILLDIHMPEMDGITFLEKIKSEDRFREIAVIMLTSVDTEEEIEKCFEIGAMDYIIKPIKEREYLARVKSALREIKLKKELKTANDKILESQIQLLQQQKLAGIGQLAAGVAHEINNPLGFIISNIETLENYYRDFLNYFNDFRLGKKIDEEDLKYIIEDTEVIFEESKDGLSRIAKIIKELRYFSSIDFQEGYKVLDVNESIESILTLINNKIGDKIVVVKNLHDIDEILALNEKLNQVIMNILFNSIFAINEKEIKEGYIEIKTWSDAEYVFIDIFDDGIGIPKENLDKIFNPFFTTKPIGQGIGLGLSTAYNTIVNLHGGEIFIESKVNVGTKVIIKLPKQGVKKLNES, encoded by the coding sequence ATGAAGATACTTATAGTGGATGATTCAAAACTTAATGTTATGGTAGCGAAGGTTATGATAGATGAAAATTTGAAAGAGAGTATATATACTGCGTATTCAGCGATGGAGGCGTATGGCATATTAGAAGAGGAAGAGATTGATTTAATTCTTCTTGATATTCACATGCCAGAGATGGATGGAATAACATTTTTGGAGAAAATAAAATCTGAGGATAGATTTAGAGAAATAGCAGTTATAATGTTAACTTCAGTTGATACAGAAGAAGAGATTGAAAAATGTTTTGAAATAGGAGCCATGGATTATATAATAAAACCTATAAAAGAGAGAGAGTATCTTGCTAGGGTAAAATCTGCACTTCGAGAAATTAAATTAAAAAAAGAATTGAAAACTGCTAATGACAAGATACTAGAGAGTCAAATACAGCTTTTACAGCAGCAAAAACTTGCGGGTATAGGACAATTAGCTGCAGGGGTGGCTCATGAAATAAACAATCCTCTCGGGTTTATCATAAGCAATATTGAAACACTTGAAAATTACTATAGAGACTTTTTGAATTATTTCAATGATTTTAGACTTGGAAAAAAGATTGATGAGGAAGACTTGAAATATATAATAGAGGATACAGAAGTTATATTTGAAGAATCTAAGGATGGACTGTCTAGGATTGCTAAGATTATAAAAGAACTTAGATATTTTTCTTCAATAGATTTTCAAGAGGGATATAAAGTCCTCGATGTAAATGAGAGTATAGAGAGCATACTTACTCTTATAAACAACAAAATTGGAGACAAGATAGTTGTTGTAAAAAACTTACATGATATAGATGAAATATTAGCTTTGAATGAAAAGCTCAATCAAGTTATAATGAATATATTGTTCAATTCTATATTTGCAATAAATGAGAAGGAAATAAAGGAAGGGTATATTGAAATTAAAACATGGTCTGATGCAGAGTATGTTTTTATTGATATATTCGATGATGGAATTGGAATACCTAAAGAAAATTTGGATAAGATATTCAATCCATTTTTTACAACGAAGCCGATTGGTCAGGGCATAGGCTTAGGTCTTAGCACGGCCTATAATACAATAGTAAATCTTCACGGTGGGGAGATTTTTATTGAGAGTAAAGTGAATGTAGGAACAAAAGTGATTATAAAATTACCAAAACAAGGAGTTAAGAAGTTAAATGAATCATAA
- the tadA gene encoding tRNA adenosine(34) deaminase TadA: MNHNDEYYMSEALKEARKAEILDEVPVGVVIVRNDEIIARGYNLKESLKNALAHGEIIAIKKASEYLGGWRLIGCTMYVTLEPCVMCAGAIMNSRIERLVIGTTDDRMGGCGSVVNLVQHSQLNHDTELEWGVLESECRGILQNFFKKLRERKKEQRKRRKQINIEGELS; this comes from the coding sequence ATGAATCATAATGATGAATATTATATGAGCGAAGCGCTTAAAGAAGCCAGAAAAGCAGAAATTTTGGATGAAGTTCCAGTGGGAGTTGTCATAGTAAGAAATGATGAAATAATAGCTAGAGGGTATAATTTGAAGGAAAGTCTAAAAAATGCGCTTGCTCATGGAGAGATAATTGCTATAAAAAAAGCATCAGAATATCTAGGTGGATGGAGGCTCATAGGGTGTACGATGTATGTCACACTAGAGCCCTGTGTCATGTGTGCAGGAGCAATAATGAATTCTAGAATAGAGAGATTGGTTATAGGAACAACGGATGATAGAATGGGAGGCTGTGGGTCTGTGGTAAATCTAGTACAGCATTCACAGTTAAATCACGATACAGAATTGGAGTGGGGAGTTTTAGAGAGTGAGTGTAGGGGCATTTTACAAAATTTTTTTAAAAAACTTAGAGAGAGAAAAAAAGAACAGCGCAAAAGACGTAAGCAGATAAATATAGAAGGGGAGCTGAGCTAA
- a CDS encoding alpha/beta hydrolase, giving the protein MRETDSDLHSKKNRNLIKIVFFFILSLANSFLALLYFFVQMAIIGMKFLRAKIPIEIQEDFKVDTVVYKKTSNKELKMDFYIPNKSKKKYPVILYSHGGGWISGFRNQPNNVSWCKYLASKGYVVASIDYSFGFQNHLKDILKDYEDSLSFLKKQESYYNLDLENIFLMGLSAGGHLALLYSSYYTSIGEDEKIKGVKGVISYYTPSDLKTIGDKEHNSIFAKYAIWTTMKGTLEEKEAEYDKFSPINYISSRMIPMFIAHGKMDQTVPFKNSLSLSKALDRYRVPYKFLVHRKADHCFDFYRKDPRTIYIVEETARFIERSIRDDY; this is encoded by the coding sequence ATGAGGGAAACAGATTCTGATTTGCATTCTAAAAAGAATAGAAACTTGATTAAAATCGTATTTTTTTTCATACTTAGTTTAGCAAATTCGTTTTTGGCGCTACTTTACTTTTTTGTACAAATGGCTATTATCGGCATGAAATTTTTAAGAGCCAAAATACCGATAGAGATTCAAGAGGACTTTAAAGTAGATACTGTGGTTTATAAAAAAACATCAAATAAAGAACTAAAAATGGATTTTTATATACCGAATAAATCAAAGAAAAAATATCCTGTGATACTTTACTCACATGGTGGAGGATGGATTTCAGGCTTTAGAAACCAGCCAAATAATGTGTCATGGTGTAAGTATTTAGCATCAAAAGGCTATGTAGTTGCATCTATAGATTATAGTTTTGGATTTCAAAATCATTTAAAAGACATACTTAAAGATTATGAAGATTCACTTAGTTTTTTAAAGAAACAAGAGAGCTATTATAATCTGGATTTAGAGAATATATTTTTGATGGGATTATCAGCAGGTGGACATCTGGCACTCTTATATTCAAGTTATTATACTAGTATAGGAGAAGATGAGAAGATAAAAGGAGTCAAGGGTGTTATAAGTTACTATACACCGTCTGATTTAAAGACTATAGGAGATAAAGAACATAATTCTATATTTGCTAAATATGCTATTTGGACTACTATGAAGGGAACATTGGAAGAAAAGGAAGCTGAATACGATAAATTTTCACCTATAAACTACATATCAAGTAGAATGATTCCTATGTTTATAGCTCATGGTAAAATGGATCAGACAGTTCCATTTAAAAATTCACTTAGTTTATCAAAGGCATTAGATAGGTATAGAGTACCGTATAAATTTTTGGTTCATAGGAAGGCCGATCATTGCTTTGATTTTTATAGAAAAGACCCGAGAACTATTTATATAGTAGAGGAAACTGCTAGGTTTATAGAGAGGAGTATAAGAGATGACTATTAA
- a CDS encoding alpha/beta hydrolase — translation MTINFDYDKTPDIDFSSGYIFKGHHYRCSFTEFDTLYKNPEKGTERVKIYNFAPKGEVKASTLILHGLGSANVKFILWMGPHLAAAGVNATVLILPGNYTRVEHRSVSGSSFLYPQMTRLQKFWEHAIVDIRTTIDWLEQYGLWKENNALMGYCLGGMLGTVATAVDSRINQLILMTTSGHYPMILHESKAAKFARRLIQKGHICESNIHNKEYLYELYDKEKDRIEKMTLDEILKDEDLHPIFKIDPATYAHLIDSSKVTIIDALFDGTLPIEGRKLLYDKLKGAKKRIIPVSHVSWLPFEYLLARYLLHILNVKDHESTRALRKKETFDDPMDILEFLGSASIDGFRKLFK, via the coding sequence ATGACTATTAATTTTGATTATGACAAAACTCCTGATATTGATTTTTCATCTGGTTATATATTTAAAGGACATCACTATAGGTGTAGTTTTACAGAATTTGATACATTGTATAAAAATCCTGAAAAGGGAACGGAGAGAGTAAAAATATACAATTTTGCGCCAAAAGGTGAGGTTAAGGCTTCTACACTTATTCTACATGGACTTGGAAGTGCAAATGTCAAATTTATACTTTGGATGGGACCACATTTAGCGGCAGCAGGAGTAAATGCAACTGTTTTAATATTGCCAGGAAATTATACTAGAGTTGAGCATAGGTCTGTGAGCGGAAGCAGTTTTTTGTACCCACAGATGACTAGATTGCAAAAATTTTGGGAACATGCAATAGTTGATATAAGAACTACTATTGATTGGCTAGAACAATATGGACTTTGGAAGGAAAATAACGCACTTATGGGATATTGTCTAGGAGGAATGCTTGGAACAGTTGCAACAGCAGTTGATTCTAGGATTAATCAATTGATATTGATGACTACAAGTGGCCATTACCCAATGATATTACACGAATCTAAAGCTGCGAAATTTGCTAGGCGTTTGATACAAAAAGGGCATATTTGCGAGAGTAATATTCACAACAAAGAGTATCTCTATGAACTTTATGATAAAGAAAAAGATAGAATTGAAAAGATGACTTTAGATGAAATTTTGAAAGATGAAGATTTACATCCGATATTTAAAATTGATCCTGCAACGTATGCTCATTTGATAGATTCTTCAAAAGTTACTATAATAGATGCGCTTTTTGATGGAACACTTCCAATTGAGGGTCGTAAATTGTTGTATGATAAATTGAAAGGTGCTAAAAAGAGAATTATACCCGTTTCTCATGTTAGTTGGCTGCCATTTGAGTATCTTTTGGCTAGATATTTATTACATATACTTAATGTAAAAGATCATGAATCGACTAGGGCACTTAGAAAAAAAGAAACATTTGATGACCCTATGGATATATTAGAATTTTTAGGTTCAGCTTCAATAGATGGATTTCGCAAACTTTTTAAGTAA
- the sdaAA gene encoding L-serine ammonia-lyase, iron-sulfur-dependent, subunit alpha, with product MYSTGIELLALAELHSCNISDIVKNSESESFETPIESIVERMRQNYRVMVSSSSAAIESPEEHMGHIIGGDGRKAFDHARSKQSICGELINKAMARAFSCSEVNASMGRICAAPTAGSCGIIPAVMVTLAEAYDIPEQKILSALFTAAGVGEIIARHATLSGAEGGCQAECGSASAMAAAASVELRGGNPVQCLHAASIALKNVMGLICDPIAGLVESPCAKRNASGAVNALISADMALAGIESAIPFDEVVDAMYAVGKSLPVTLRETALGGIAVTPTGMEISKKIHGPK from the coding sequence ATGTATAGTACTGGAATTGAGCTACTAGCTCTCGCAGAACTTCATTCGTGTAATATATCTGATATTGTAAAAAATTCTGAATCGGAAAGTTTTGAAACACCAATCGAATCGATTGTTGAAAGGATGAGACAAAATTATAGAGTAATGGTATCATCGTCCTCAGCAGCTATAGAATCACCGGAAGAACATATGGGACATATAATAGGGGGGGACGGACGCAAAGCATTTGATCATGCGAGATCCAAGCAGTCTATTTGCGGTGAATTAATAAATAAGGCAATGGCAAGAGCTTTTTCTTGTTCTGAGGTAAATGCCTCTATGGGACGAATTTGTGCTGCTCCAACAGCTGGTTCATGCGGTATAATTCCAGCTGTAATGGTCACTCTCGCAGAAGCTTACGATATTCCAGAGCAAAAAATACTTTCAGCTCTATTCACTGCCGCTGGAGTTGGTGAAATTATAGCAAGACACGCTACGCTTTCAGGCGCTGAAGGTGGCTGCCAAGCAGAATGTGGTTCAGCATCGGCTATGGCTGCAGCTGCTAGTGTAGAGCTTCGAGGTGGTAACCCTGTTCAGTGTCTTCACGCTGCATCTATCGCTCTAAAAAATGTCATGGGACTTATTTGCGACCCTATAGCAGGTTTAGTTGAATCTCCATGCGCTAAGCGAAATGCTTCTGGGGCAGTAAATGCACTTATATCTGCGGATATGGCCCTCGCTGGAATCGAAAGTGCCATTCCCTTTGATGAGGTAGTAGATGCTATGTATGCTGTTGGAAAATCTCTTCCTGTAACACTTAGAGAAACTGCTCTCGGCGGTATAGCTGTAACACCTACTGGAATGGAAATTTCAAAAAAAATACACGGTCCTAAATAG
- the sdaAB gene encoding L-serine ammonia-lyase, iron-sulfur-dependent subunit beta, translating into MKEISCFDILGPIMIGPSSSHTAGAARLGKVALYIAGDAFSRVDFILQGSFAKTYKGHGTDKALVAGILGMEPHDDNLKFALELVKQRQIEVHFLEGDLDVSHPNSVKFIFYHLDGSTTEIVGCSIGGGNIVVKRIDGYKTSINCNYPTLFIQHTDQPGVVSNVSQLLSTSGINIATMRVKRKSKGKEASIILEADTMFPEDLVKSLLDLPNVNSVRAIRPIKEEVYV; encoded by the coding sequence ATGAAAGAAATCAGTTGTTTTGATATTTTAGGACCAATAATGATTGGCCCATCTAGTTCCCACACAGCTGGAGCTGCAAGACTTGGGAAAGTCGCTCTATATATAGCTGGTGACGCTTTTAGCCGTGTAGATTTTATACTACAAGGGTCGTTTGCAAAGACATATAAGGGACATGGAACTGACAAAGCTTTAGTTGCAGGAATCTTAGGTATGGAACCTCATGATGACAACCTAAAATTTGCATTGGAACTTGTTAAGCAGAGACAAATTGAAGTACATTTTTTAGAAGGTGACTTAGATGTTTCACATCCAAATTCCGTGAAATTTATTTTTTATCACTTAGACGGCTCTACAACAGAAATTGTTGGATGTTCAATTGGCGGTGGAAATATTGTAGTTAAGAGAATCGACGGATACAAAACTTCTATAAATTGTAATTACCCGACTCTTTTTATTCAGCATACAGATCAGCCTGGAGTTGTAAGCAATGTAAGCCAGCTTTTGTCTACTTCGGGAATCAATATCGCAACTATGAGAGTAAAGCGTAAAAGTAAAGGTAAGGAAGCTTCTATAATTTTAGAAGCTGACACTATGTTCCCTGAGGATTTGGTAAAATCTCTACTAGATCTTCCAAACGTAAATAGCGTTCGTGCTATAAGACCCATAAAGGAGGAAGTTTATGTATAG